A single Triticum dicoccoides isolate Atlit2015 ecotype Zavitan chromosome 2A, WEW_v2.0, whole genome shotgun sequence DNA region contains:
- the LOC119352727 gene encoding 4-hydroxyphenylacetaldehyde oxime monooxygenase-like, producing MGASQLLELLPQQWQLVLVILPLVSLLLLHRSRNSSNGTRLPPGPWKLPIVGNLHQIGPLPHRSLLTLARRHGPVMMMRLGTVPTVVLSSPEAAREALKTHDADCCGRSPSAGPRLLSYGYKDVIFSPYGDYVREMRKLFILELLSRRHVQAACYARDAQAEKLVKNLTSIGPKPVPVADHISATVDGIFGSFAFGGNHAAEQFKGQLVPMMNEGVDMLSSFSAEDFFANAAGSLFDHVTGIKARRQRIFKKLDGFFEQVIEHYANEDPTRKKLDDNCRSALVEELIDLWKKRNKITKDHVKAILMDTFVAGNDTSAITINWAMAELIRHPRVLKKVQEEIRTAVGRKERVQSEDMSKLTYLRMVVKETLRLRIPAALLVPRETLRKIQIAGYDIPAKTRVIVNAWAIARDPNVWKDPEEFYPERFEDTDIDFNGAHFELLPFGSGRRICPGMDMGVANVEFILANILYCFNWELPPGMNIEDLSMEEEGALTIRKKTPLMLVLTRYTAYQ from the exons ATGGGGGCTTCTCAGCTTCTAGAACTCCTACCCCAACAATGGCAGCTTGTGCTAGTCATTCTCCcactcgtctccctcctcctcctgcacAGGAGCCGGAACAGTTCCAACGGCACTAGGCTGCCACCAGGGCCCTGGAAGCTGCCCATCGTCGGCAACCTGCATCAGATCGGCCCGCTGCCCCACCGGAGCCTGCTGACGCTCGCAAGGCGGCACGGGCCGGTGATGATGATGCGGCTGGGCACGGTTCCGACGGTGGTGCTGTCCTCACCGGAGGCCGCACGCGAGGCTCTCAAGACTCACGACGCAGACTGCTGCGGCCGGTCCCCCTCGGCCGGGCCGCGGCTGCTGTCCTACGGCTACAAGGATGTCATCTTCTCCCCCTATGGCGACTACGTCCGCGAGATGCGCAAGCTCTTCATCCTCGAGCTGCTCAGCCGCCGCCACGTGCAGGCTGCTTGTTATGCTCGCGATGCCCAG GCGGAAAAGCTGGTGAAGAACCTCACCAGTATTGGGCCAAAACCGGTGCCGGTTGCGGACCACATCTCCGCCACGGTGGACGGGATTTTTGGCTCATTTGCTTTTGGGGGAAACCACGCGGCAGAGCAGTTCAAGGGACAGTTGGTCCCCATGATGAACGAGGGCGTGGACATGCTGAGTAGCTTCTCTGCCGAGGACTTCTTCGCCAACGCTGCTGGCAGCCTCTTTGACCATGTTACGGGCATCAAGGCCCGCCGACAGAGGATCTTTAAGAAGCTCGATGGATTCTTTGAACAGGTCATCGAGCATTACGCGAATGAAGACCCCACCAGGAAAAAACTTGACGACAATTGCAGATCAGCACTCGTGGAAGAGCTTATCGACCTCTGGAAGAAGCGCAATAAGATCACTAAGGACCATGTCAAGGCTATCCTCATG GACACTTTCGTCGCTGGCAATGATACTAGTGCAATAACAATAAACTGGGCAATGGCGGAGCTAATTCGGCACCCAAGGGTGCTCAAGAAGGTACAAGAAGAAATCAGAACTGCGGTAGGGAGGAAAGAGAGAGTGCAAAGCGAAGACATGTCCAAGCTAACCTACTTAAGAATGGTTGTCAAGGAGACCCTACGGCTACGTATCCCGGCGGCTTTGCTGGTTCCAAGGGAGACCTTACGGAAGATTCAGATTGCAGGATACGACATCCCAGCCAAGACAAGGGTTATTGTAAATGCATGGGCTATTGCCAGGGATCCCAATGTCTGGAAGGATCCGGAGGAGTTTTACCCTGAACGTTTTGAGGACACGGATATAGACTTCAATGGGGCACATTTCGAGCTATTGCCGTTTGGCTCGGGACGGCGCATCTGCCCAGGAATGGACATGGGTGTGGCCAACGTGGAATTCATCCTGGCCAACATATTGTACTGCTTCAACTGGGAGCTTCCACCTGGAATGAATATTGAGGATCTAAGCATGGAGGAGGAAGGGGCTCTGACCATTCGAAAGAAGACTCCACTCATGTTGGTGCTGACAAGGTACACTGCATATCAGTGA